The Osmerus eperlanus chromosome 20, fOsmEpe2.1, whole genome shotgun sequence DNA segment TGTTGGGAGTGTGTATGCGCAAATGCATTGCTTTACTGGGGGCCGTGGTTGTAACCTGCTAGGCCTCGACGACACAGAAAAACAAACGATCATATCAGGGCCCAGTCCGTTTGACACATTAATACAATTAAGACATTATTATGTCCGTAATTGTACCGTGTAATAAGCGTATGCTACGTGAAAACACAAATAAGGGTAATCAAATTGGTTCATTTTTACAGTTGTTTTCTTTCTGATGTCCGTGCTCGTGCTGAGAGGGTTGGACGGCATTGTGTGGGGGGATTTAACCAGGACGTTTCTTCCGTGTCGTGTGTTTACGCTGATCACGTCTGTTATACTCCGTTATCGAGGGTTTTTTTTGTATCAGAAAAGTATATTTCTTATTGAATTAGTGCCACCGATACGAATAACAAGTCGCCTACATCATAAACTAATACAATGAAATAACGTGGAAGTCTGTAGCTGCTAACGTTGCAAGCTAACTGACTCGTCTACGGACATTCGAGAGCTCGCTTCCCTATTCTAGCGATGTAACTAGCGAACAGgctaagaaaaaaaatatagcTGTACAAACgtcacattttatttttttgacagCAAACAACTATGTTTTGACTGATGAACACCAAACCATCACCGTTCCAGTGTTAACCTATTATTTTTACGCGCCACTGATTCCTTGTTGCTTTGCCTGTGAAGTAGAACAGACAACACGCGCTCGTGCATGCACAGAATGGAGCTTGGCCTGCCCTTTGAATGTAATGTATTTTTATCGATCTGTCTTGCAAGCTATAGCTGATGCGTCCATCCTCACTCGATATAAACACAAAAGCagtaatgtgtgtatatatattttaaaaagaatTACACAGATGCAGTTTAGATATACAGCTCTAAATCAGAGCTTTTGCTGGCAAACCGAGTGACACAATTtgcagacaaaaaaaaacttgcACTGCGAATTACGTTTACATTTGCTTTGGAAGTATATTGTACTCAACATCAGTACAATCATCCATTGATTGGGCAATAGTCACCTGTAAATCACAAAACCAGTCTCATGTCTCAATGTCATAATTGACTAATCTCCCATTCCATCTTCTCTTCAGCTTAATCCCCCAAATCATTCCATTGTACACAAGCTATGGCAGCCAATAgcagttctctctcccccctccaacaGATAGAAACAAACTTGACCTTATAACACATGCTTAGGTGAAATCCACATCTCAAATGCCAGGAGGTTTGGTCAAATGCACTATTCGTGCGTTGCTTTGGATTAAGCAtctgataaatgaataaaatatataACGTATTGTGGCGACTAGCAGAATCGGCCACAGCTTTGTGTGCATAACACAACCTCAAATCCTCTACTAATTGAGTGCACTTCCTTTTTGAAAACAAGTCAAATGCTTTCTTTGACAACAACTAGTATCTTTTGTGGCTGAGTTGAAGAAGCCAATTTTAACAACCAAAATAGGCCTTACATAATGTAGCATCCTTGTTTTTTATGGCAGGTTTTGGTAAGCAGCCATGCAACAGCCTGTGAACTACAACTGGTTCTTCATGTAACTGCCAAATCCTCTTGGCCATTTTTCACCAAACTAAATTAAATGGACAAAATAGAATTTCCCCAATCTGGGCGACAATGTATTGTGTGTCCATTCGAGGCGCTAAAGTCGCCCAGTTAGTTTGTAACGTTCTTTGGCCTTCTTTGATGCCTCAGAAAGATGTCTTGGTAGAAAATAAAAATGGGTTTTATGTTATGTCATGTAGGGGAATGGACACAGCCCATTTCAGAAGAACAAGAGGGTGAGTAGACAGTGGGTCAATGGGGGCCACAGGTTTACCTGGGTGGGGTTGCATGTCATCTTTTTTAACCTCAAGTTGAGAGGTACCAGTTGGACACCCTAGACCCCCTCAAtgggggttggagaggaggaggaggggtacgtGCTGGTTTGTGGGAAAGGGAGGGGTCCTGGCATTCCACATGgtgacacacacttacactcttctctctatctctccctctccgttgctctctctctgcgtctctccaCTCAGTCGCTCACCACCTTACTAGTGTAGCAGCTGAGAGAGCTATATTTGGAACCCTCCCCACTCTGTTTTTGGTGAAAGTGGGTGACCAAACCTCACTGTGCTCCTTGTGAGTTTCCCGAACCCAACCTGTAACTCAAACATGTGTAAACGCTCGTGGGGGACCCACGGGCTGTTGTCATAGGTCCTGTCGTTGTACTTCACAGAGGGTGAGAACAAGGGGCGGTGGGGGTTGGGTTGTCAAGGGGTGGATGAGGGCAAGCGAGGAACATGTTTTTAAGAAGCAGGGAGGGTCCCGGTTGTCCTTCTTTTGCACGTTGTTTGCTAACTGGAGCGTGTTGGTGCATCGGGTTCAGGACCCCCGCAGCCCCCTTGTCAATTGACAAAAGCAGTgtgcatcccccctccctccctccctccttccatcattTACCCTGTCATCATGAAGCGCCAAGGACTTCCCTTCTCTTAGTTTCTACAATATCTTGAATAAATGTGCCAGGGTACTTTTTTTGGTGTAATTTAAATCTATGTTTGCTAATGTTCCTCAAGTAGTAGCTTGTCAGTTAACAGACAGGATAGGTCTCTTCTTTATCTGTGACTTCACAGATAAGGTTcctcagtgagagacagagaacgagaGGGTGTATGTAGAAAACAAATATACTGTAGAAATCATTGATATCAGTGGATTACTGTAAAGATGGGGTGGGGCATAGtagctgtaagtgtgtgtgtgtaatggtaaTCCCAGtgtctcctctgccccccccctcccactcgcTGTATCGGgtcctgctgctgtctgtctccttcATGCTGGCCTTTGTCTGGGTGCACCCCAATATACTCGTGGGTGGAGTTAGGGGTGGAGAGGCGGGTAATTGAGGGTCATTGTTTTGCTTGCCCCCTTGACCCTTTGTGGGTCACTGGGCAAAATGATAGAGGCCTCTAAATTAACGCGGGAAGGCGGCGCAGTGTGATTGGACAGATAACCATCAGATCTATTTGTATTGAAATCTGTCCTGTATTGATTTCCTCATCTAGCTATCTTAGCCACtgattataaaaaataaaaaaacatatgaCACACCGGCAatatttttttctgtttctcatccACTCTTGTCACCTAAACTTAAGTAATGTTTCTCTCACTGTTGcaggcccccctgcccccacctccctcttccagcCTCCCCGTCGACCCGGCATGGGCACGGTGGGGAAGCCCATCCGCCTCCTGGCCAACCACTTCCAGGTGCAGATTCCCAAGATTGATGTCTACCACTACGATATCGACATCAAGCCTGAGAAACGACCTCGGAGGGTCAACCGGTAAGACACTTATTGGCTGGCATAAACTTGCTTGTTCAAATGTTACAATTTAGAAGTGTCTCTCACCAATACTTCTCTGGCCCTCCACAGGGAGGTGGTGGACACCATGGTACGGCACTTCAAGATGCAGATCTTTGGAGACCGCCAGCCGGGCTATGATGGGAAGAGGAACATGTACACGGCTCACCCCCTGCCCatagggagagacagggtgagcgCACACCTCCAGCGCTCACACACCATTGACTCAACACTACATCAACACAAGGACAGGGCTCTACAGTGCGCCCATTTTACTCGCTTATGCAAGTAAAAATAGATGTGTGCACGCATGGAAAAGTATTTGGGCGCACGGGTGCGAGCGAGTTTTAACCATAGACATACAGCCTATGTTTTTAACCTATTGCAGCTGTCAGTTACGTGAAAAGAGATGAAGGAACCTGAAAATGCTCAAACCATTATTTGCAACGGGAAACGTCTATTCCTCTTTTTTTGAGAGATTTCAACTACTAATCGTGACTTGGATAAACCTTATAGGCTGCGTCCTGCGATAGCCTACTGCATCTGTCCTGCGATAGCCTACTGCATCTGTCCTGCGCTGTAACAGCCTGGCTAgtgatctagctagctaaccttcacACTCAGTGTGAACAATCGAACTAGGCAAACTAACGTCCAACACTACACATACCAAAATAAACACAAGTTCAACAATAGAAACTTAAACAATGCTTCCGTCAACAAAATCAACCCCCCAACTGAGTCCCCTTTTGTCCTACCGCAAGCAATGCTGAAAACCAAGAGCGCAGTTGCGACCCCACATGAACACCGGTGCGAATACAACATAAAAACTACATTTCCGTTTAATGAGTAGTTTGAACCCATCCACCACAGATGACCTCATTCGGATCAGTATAGAGGCAGTGGAAGTGTTTGATGCCTCTAAATGTGCTGAAAACTTGCTGTCAGCTGAAAAAAGATCAAGACTCCCATGCTACAAAGCTTGGCCAAGCcagtcagtttgaaacaatgttacaatgaatacaaaaaagtaataaatgaatatgtaatgaataaataaataaccaaTCCTGTTTCCAGTCAATTTTATGTAATTCATTCAATAGTCTAATAAAAGTCAggtcaggtggagtcaggtggctgagcggtgagggagtcgggctagtaatccgaaggttgccagttcgattcccggtcatgccaactgacgctgtgtccttgggcaagacacttaaccctacttgcctcgggggaatgtccctgtacttactgtaagtcgctctgaataagagcgtctgctaaatgactaaatgtaatgtaataatgaTGCAATGTTTAAACAGAAGCTGACTGTGCCCCTACATTTTTTCACTTGGGGGCACATGTGCTCCATGCAAAAAAAGTTGGCGTAGAGCCCTGAAGGAGGAACCAATTTCACACTTGAAATCCTGTCCTAGTTTGGGAAAACTAGTttgtatgtaaaaaaaataaataaataataataaaaaaatctcCAAGAAAGAACCACTTTCACCTGACATCAGgacatcctgtcttcctctccctccctccctgtctctctctctcccccaggtggaCCTGGAAGTGACCCTccctggggaggggaaggaccAGACGTTCAaagtgtctctgcagtgggtgTCAGTGGTGAGCCTGCAGATGCTCTTGGATGCCCTGTCTGGACACCTGAACGAGGTCCCTGAGGACTCCGTGCAGGCCCTGGACGTCATCACACGCCACCTGCCTTCCATGAGGTACCAACACGCGTGCCCGGGAGGTTTCACCGCATGTCAATTTTATACGTAGCTGGAGTATACATGCTCCATCAGTGGTCTGTGTACGGAACGAGCCCCAAGCAGTGATATGAACCCTAAAATGCAAGGCGTCCTTGATGTTGTTCTGTGCCTGGCTTTCATATGCAGACAGTGTAACCGTTTTTGTTGAACTCTCATTTGAGCTGGCAGTTAAATGCACCGGTGGAATTGCTAAATGGCCATGAAGCCGGCATAGGAGAGCCAGCCAGCAGTGTGttgctcacacaaacaccagaaGGCTTAGTTGAGTGACCACTGGACAATACAGCTTCAGAACTCAGACCTGAATCATTAATTGGATCCGGCCCAGAAATTCTAGTCATGTGATGTATTGGACTTCCGCTCGGTACATTTGGACACCTGCTCTGAGAGGCTGTGTTGTCTAACTTGTGTCCCCGgcacgtctctctccctccaggtacACCCCAGTGGGCCGCTCCTTCTTTTCCCCCCCAGAGGGCTACTACCACCCCCTGGGCGGAGGCCGGGAGGTGTGGTTCGGCTTCCACCAGTCCGTCCGTCCTGCCATGTGGAACATGATGCTCAACATCGATGGTAAGACGTTTGTGAGGATGCAAACGGGTTTGGGGGCATTCCCATAGCCATATGTTGTGTATGCTAGTGATGGTTGATACTGATTGGCTGATGTTGTGTGGTCGTGACATGCATGCTcttttccacctcctccctgcagTTTCAGCCACAGCGTTTTACCGAGCCCAGCCAGTCATAGAGTTCATGTGCGAGGTCCTGGATATCCAAAACATCAACGAGCAGACCAAGCCACTCACCGACTCCCAACGCGTCAAGTTCACCAAGGAGATCCGAGGTGGGTGGGGACCTGCAGGTCAGACCAATGTTTAAGCCATGcttctacacagacacacatacacatgcacacgcacacaccacttaCTGAAGGATGGATTGTCAATGAGCAAATGCTGCATGGTTACAGTGATGTTCTGGTGCAGCCGTTTTCATTCATAATGCACAAGATGTCTGTTTCACGTGTATGCGACCCCCCCCGTTGTGaaatatgtttctgtgtgtgtgtgtacgtacgcgtgtgtgtgtgtgtgagcaggtctgAAGGTAGAGGTCACACACTGTGGCCAGATGAAGAGGAAATACCGTGTGTGCAATGTCACACGTCGCCCTGCCAGCCACCAAACGTAAGTTCTCTCTCCGTTTTAAACAACTTAAATTCCTCACAAGCTTACTGAATATTTAACCTACTAGCCCTAAAATATAAATGGACACCTTGTTGAAGAAATCCACAAGTAGTTTCCAATACTGCAGGTTTGTCTTTTAAAGATTGGGGCCTTATCAATATAGTCATGTATTTTGGGTGAATGGCATCTTTTTCCCCCATGTGCAGGTTCCCTCTGCAGCTAGAGAATGGCCAAGCCATGGAGTGCACTGTAGCGCAGTACTTCAAGCAGAAGTACAGTCTGCAGCTCAAATACCCCCACCTACCCTGTCTGCAAGTAGGGCAAGAACAGAAGCACACTTATCTGcccctggaggtgagggtggggtggggtgtaggccaggaacacacacacacttccacataaacacactcatcCATACACGAGACGGCAACGTGCATGCCCAGAATGCAACACACTCAGTTACCGTCATATCTAACATGTTTGGAAAGGTATCCTTGTTATGACAGCTGTGGCATATTAGTCATGCAATGTCCCTTTCTTCCAGGTTTGTAATATTGTGGCAGGGCAGCGCTGCATCAAGAAACTAACAGACAACCAGACGTCCACCATGATCAAAGCCACCGCTCGCTCCGCTCCCGACAGACAGGAAGAAATCAGCCGACTGGTGAGTGAGTGGCCTCTAAAAGCCGGTGTGTAACTGCAacataagtaaaaaaaaaaaaaaaaaagaagtataaATAGCCTAGTGTTTAAAACGTTCTACAAATGAACAGTCTAGGATGCTCTCgacctttaaaaaataaataaaaataattaaagaaaaaaaagatttcgGAACTGTCCGACGTCTAACCACCAATCTCTGTCCCCCAGGTCAAAAGCAACAGCATGGTGGGTGGTCCGGACCCCTACCTGAAGGAGTTTGGCATCGTGGTCCACAACGACATGACGGAGGTGACAGGCCGTGTGCTCCCAGCGCCCATGCTGCAGTATGGGGGCCGGGTCAGCACCGACACCGGAAGGGACTGTGGCAGGGTGAGTACCAGGGGGGCTGGCTAGGTACCGaagccgcgtgtgtgtgtgtgtgtgtgtgttagtggtaaTGCTTAGAGCCGTTCTTAGCATCCTTCGTTCCTCGTGTTGTAGTAGTTTTAAGTCAATTAGCCTTCCTTGTCTTTTAAGAATAAAGCAAAGTAGAGGAGTAAGCGTTGAAAGACCGTTGAGATTCAATCCCTTAGTGCCAAATCATCTCCTAGCTAGTGCTAATCACCCTCAAGAGTACACCAGGACCTGTGTCCCTCATGCGTCTCAACGTAGGAGTGTACTAGGAATGATCTTGTTTCTTTTCAAATTAAATTAAACGGACCTCATGCCAGATTAGTAGTCTTAATCTGAGAAGCACGATGAATACAGGCCCAAAAGTGATTGGATGGACCGGAGAAAATCCCACCTGATCTAAGCATAGGTGAAGCTGACCGCCTCATGCCCTACTGGCAACCATGCTGATTCTTCCAATCCTGGGATGTGCACTCGCTCATGGGTTAGGGGTTGGGGATCAGTTTGGGATTTACAATGTTCTTAAGATGGCCAAACGATGAGCTGTCTAGCTAACACGAGGATTAGATCCTCTGTCACCATAAGTATACATAAACACCATGTAGGAATCTTTTGAACTTTTATCTGAAAGAAGTATATCTTGAGTGTTTGTTGCATGCTGGGAAGTGGAGTATTATTGTTGTCCTctgaaatggggggggggggagaaagcaTCTGTGCACACGATGATAAT contains these protein-coding regions:
- the ago4 gene encoding protein argonaute-4 isoform X1 is translated as MTHRQYFFLFLIHSCHLNLSNVSLTVAGPPAPTSLFQPPRRPGMGTVGKPIRLLANHFQVQIPKIDVYHYDIDIKPEKRPRRVNREVVDTMVRHFKMQIFGDRQPGYDGKRNMYTAHPLPIGRDRVDLEVTLPGEGKDQTFKVSLQWVSVVSLQMLLDALSGHLNEVPEDSVQALDVITRHLPSMRYTPVGRSFFSPPEGYYHPLGGGREVWFGFHQSVRPAMWNMMLNIDVSATAFYRAQPVIEFMCEVLDIQNINEQTKPLTDSQRVKFTKEIRGGWGPAGLKVEVTHCGQMKRKYRVCNVTRRPASHQTFPLQLENGQAMECTVAQYFKQKYSLQLKYPHLPCLQVGQEQKHTYLPLEVCNIVAGQRCIKKLTDNQTSTMIKATARSAPDRQEEISRLVKSNSMVGGPDPYLKEFGIVVHNDMTEVTGRVLPAPMLQYGGRVSTDTGRDCGRGLSPQNKTVATPNQGVWDMRGKQFYAGIEIKVWAVACFAPQKQCREDLLKSFTDQLRKISKDAGMPIQGQPCFCKYAQGADSVEPMFKHLKMSYVGLQLIVVILPGKTPVYAEVKRVGDTLLGMATQCVQVKNVVKTSPQTLSNLCLKINAKLGGINNVLVPHQRPSVFQQPVIFLGADVTHPPAGDGKKPSIAAVVGSMDGHPSRYCATVRVQTSRQDLSQEQLYSQEVIQDLTNMVRELLIQFYKSTRFKPTRIIYYRGGVSEGQMKQVAWPELIAIRKACISLEEDYRPGITYIVVQKRHHTRLFCSDKAERVGKSGNVPAGTTVDSTITHPSEFDFYLCSHAGIQGTSRPSHYHVLWDDNCFTADELQLLTYQLCHTYVRCTRSVSIPAPAYYARLVAFRARYHLVDKDHDSAEGSHVSGQSNGRDPQALAKAVQIHYDTQHTMYFA
- the ago4 gene encoding protein argonaute-4 isoform X2 translates to MTHRQYFFLFLIHSCHLNLSNVSLTVAGPPAPTSLFQPPRRPGMGTVGKPIRLLANHFQVQIPKIDVYHYDIDIKPEKRPRRVNREVVDTMVRHFKMQIFGDRQPGYDGKRNMYTAHPLPIGRDRVDLEVTLPGEGKDQTFKVSLQWVSVVSLQMLLDALSGHLNEVPEDSVQALDVITRHLPSMRYTPVGRSFFSPPEGYYHPLGGGREVWFGFHQSVRPAMWNMMLNIDVSATAFYRAQPVIEFMCEVLDIQNINEQTKPLTDSQRVKFTKEIRGGWGPAGLKVEVTHCGQMKRKYRVCNVTRRPASHQTFPLQLENGQAMECTVAQYFKQKYSLQLKYPHLPCLQVGQEQKHTYLPLEVCNIVAGQRCIKKLTDNQTSTMIKATARSAPDRQEEISRLVKSNSMVGGPDPYLKEFGIVVHNDMTEVTGRVLPAPMLQYGGRVSTDTGRDCGRNKTVATPNQGVWDMRGKQFYAGIEIKVWAVACFAPQKQCREDLLKSFTDQLRKISKDAGMPIQGQPCFCKYAQGADSVEPMFKHLKMSYVGLQLIVVILPGKTPVYAEVKRVGDTLLGMATQCVQVKNVVKTSPQTLSNLCLKINAKLGGINNVLVPHQRPSVFQQPVIFLGADVTHPPAGDGKKPSIAAVVGSMDGHPSRYCATVRVQTSRQDLSQEQLYSQEVIQDLTNMVRELLIQFYKSTRFKPTRIIYYRGGVSEGQMKQVAWPELIAIRKACISLEEDYRPGITYIVVQKRHHTRLFCSDKAERVGKSGNVPAGTTVDSTITHPSEFDFYLCSHAGIQGTSRPSHYHVLWDDNCFTADELQLLTYQLCHTYVRCTRSVSIPAPAYYARLVAFRARYHLVDKDHDSAEGSHVSGQSNGRDPQALAKAVQIHYDTQHTMYFA